Proteins encoded together in one Lathyrus oleraceus cultivar Zhongwan6 chromosome 5, CAAS_Psat_ZW6_1.0, whole genome shotgun sequence window:
- the LOC127084858 gene encoding aspartyl protease family protein At5g10770 produces MAFPMSHFLLLSLLVGLFFFCFLEKGFAIEELSWEERHHLVQINSLLPSSSCSSSTKGPKRKASLDVLHKHGPCSQLNNNGKANSIPTHSDILNHDKERISYIHSKLLSSSSNNNNNKVEIELDSSSSASLPAKSGSLIGSGNYYVVLGLGTPKKDLSLIFDTGSDLTWTQCQPCARSCYKQIDEIFDPSKSTSYYNITCTSPDCTQLSSATGNDPGCSSSTKACIYGIQYGDQSFSVGYFSRERLTVTSTDAVDGFLFGCGQNNQGLFGGSAGLLGLGRHPISFVQQTSQKYYKTFSYCLPSTSSAVGHLTFGATRNKYVKYTPFAPFSSSNSFYGLDIAGISVGGTKLPISPSLFTSGGAIIDSGTVITRLPPTVYASLRDSFRKGMAKYPNASALSILDTCYDLSGTKIVSIPKVAFFLGGGNTLEIAAPGILYVASLKQACLAFAANGDDSDVTIFGNVQQRTLEVVYDVGGGKIGFGYNGCK; encoded by the exons ATGGCTTTCCCAATGTCTCATTTCTTGTTACTTTCTCTTCTTGTTGGTCtctttttcttttgctttttaGAGAAAGGTTTTGCCATTGAAGAACTTTCATGGGAAGAAAGACACCATCTTGTTCAAATCAACTCTCTCTTACCATCATCTTCTTGCAGTTCTTCAACCAAAG GTCCAAAAAGAAAAGCATCATTAGATGTATTACACAAACATGGCCCATGTTCCCAACTGAATAACAATGGAAAAGCAAATTCTATTCCAACACATAGTGATATTCTAAATCATGACAAAGAAAGAATAAGCTATATTCACTCAAAGCTATTATCATCATCCAgtaacaataacaacaataagGTGGAAATAGAATTGGATTCTTCTTCTTCAGCTAGTTTACCTGCAAAATCTGGTAGCTTAATTGGATCAGGAAACTATTATGTTGTTCTTGGACTTGGTACTCCTAAAAAAGATTTATCACTTATTTTTGATACCGGTAGTGATCTTACTTGGACTCAATGTCAACCTTGTGCTCGTTCTTGTTATAAACAAATAGATGAAATATTTGATCCATCAAAGTCTACTTCTTATTACAATATCACATGCACTTCTCCAGATTGCACTCAACTCTCTTCGGCTACAG GAAATGATCCCGGCTGTTCTTCATCGACAAAAGCATGCATATATGGGATCCAGTATGGCGACCAATCTTTCTCGGTCGGATACTTCAGCCGCGAGCGGCTGACTGTAACATCGACAGATGCTGTCGATGGTTTTTTATTCGGTTGTGGACAAAACAACCAAGGCCTATTCGGCGGCTCAGCCGGTCTGTTAGGCCTTGGTCGTCATCCAATCTCCTTTGTCCAACAAACCTCTCAAAAATACTATAAAACTTTTTCTTATTGTCTTCCCTCCACTTCCAGCGCCGTTGGCCACCTCACATTCGGCGCCACCCGTAACAAGTATGTAAAATACACTCCTTTCGCCCCTTTCTCCAGTAGCAATTCCTTCTACGGACTCGACATTGCTGGGATCAGCGTCGGAGGAACCAAGCTTCCAATCTCGCCCTCTCTTTTCACCTCCGGTGGCGCCATTATCGACTCCGGCACTGTCATTACACGGCTGCCACCTACCGTCTACGCCAGCCTTCGCGATTCCTTCCGCAAAGGCATGGCGAAGTATCCGAACGCATCAGCTCTTTCGATTTTAGACACATGCTATGATCTTAGCGGGACCAAGATTGTGTCTATTCCAAAGGTTGCTTTTTTCCTCGGCGGAGGTAACACGTTGGAAATCGCCGCGCCGGGAATACTTTACGTGGCGAGTTTGAAGCAAGCTTGTTTGGCGTTTGCAGCAAATGGTGATGATAGTGATGTTACTATCTTTGGGAATGTGCAACAAAGGACACTAGAGGTTGTTTATGATGTTGGTGGTGGTAAGATTGGATTTGGTTACAATGGTTGCAAGTGA